Genomic window (Candidatus Methylomirabilota bacterium):
GCAGGCGATGACGGTCGTGTTCCTGGAGGGCGTGGCCATCACGCTGCTCGTGCTCACGCGGTTCCGCGAGGCCGTGATGGACGCGGTCCCGCTGGGGCTCAAGCGCGCGATCAGCGTGGGGATCGGCCTCTTCATCGCGTTCATCGGCTTCTTCACCTCGGGGTTCGTGGTGAAGCCGGCGGCGGGGCCGCTCCCGGTCGGGCTCGGGTCACTCAGCGGCCTGCCGATCGTCGTCTTCCTCCTGGGGTTCATCCTGACGGCGTGGCTGATGGCGCGCCGGATGCGCGGCGCGCTCCTGCTCGGAATCGTGCTCACGACGCTGCTCGCGATCGTCCTGAACGGCGTCCTCGCGGACTGGCGCGGCTTCGCGACGCCGGGCGCGGCGCGGATCCCCGGCGCCATCGTGCAGCCGCCGGACCTCTCGACCTTCGGCCGCCTCGACTTCGGTCTCGTCGCGAAGCTCGGCGTCGTCACGGCCGTCCTCGTGACGTTCTCGATCATGCTGAGCGACTTCTTCGACACGATGGGCACGATCATCGGCGTCGGCGGCAAGGCGGGATTCCTCGACGCGCGGGGCCGGCTCCCGGGCGCCGGCCGGGTGCTGCTCGTGGACTCCCTCGGCGCCGCGTTCGGCGGCCTCGCGAACGCGAGCAGCAACACGACCTACATCGAGTCGGCCGCCGGCGTGGCGGAGGGGGGCCGGACCGGGCTCGTGTCGGTCGTGGTCGGCGTGCTCTTCCTCCTCGCCATGTTCTTCTCACCGCTCGCGGCCGTGATTCCCGCGCAGGCCACGGCCCCCGCGCTCATCATCGTCGGCTTCTTCATGATGACGATCGCGCGCGAGATCCCGTGGGACGACTACGAGGAGGCGATTCCGGCCTTCGTGACCATGCTCGCGATGCCCTTCACCTGGTCGATCACCAACGGGATCGGCGCCGGCTTCGTGACCTACGCGGCGATCAAGCTCCTCAACGGCAAGGGCCGGCGGGTCCACTGGATGGTCTACCTCGCCTCGGTCGCGTTCGTCGTCTACTTCGCCCTCCCGCTCGTCGAGCACGCGCTGAAATAGGGGGACGACCCGGGCATGGCGCGGCACGTGGTGCCGACACGCTGGAAGAGCGGCATGCTCGAGGTCGCGCCGAGGGTCTTCGCCTACGTCCAGGCGTCGGGGATCGACCCGGCGGGCGACACGGGCGTCTCGAACTCGGGGCTGATCCTCGGCCAGGAGGGGAACGTGCTCGTGGACGCCCTCATGGTGCCGTCGATGACGCGGAAGCTCGTGGCGGCGATCAAGAAGACGACACGCAAGCCCATCGGGACCCTCATCAACACCCACCATCACCTCGATCACACCGGCGGCAACCGGTTCTTCCGCGACGCGACGCTGATCGCCTCCGCGAAGTGCCGCGAGGCGCTCGCGCCCGGCTTCCCGCCCGTGCCGCTGCTGCAGCGCTTCATGCCGCGCTTCGCGCGCGAGTTCCCGCTGCTGAAGCTCGCGCTGCCGACCGTGACGTTCGAGGACCACCTCGTGATCCACGACGGCGACCGCGAGATCCGCCTCTGGCACCCGGGGTTCGCCGCCCACACGGTCGGGGACGCCGTCGCCTACCTGCCGAAGGAGCGGGTCCTGTTCGCGGGCGACATCGCCTTCCACTACGTCACGCCGCTCGCCTTCCAGGGCCACGTCGGCGGCTGGATCAAGGCGGCGAACCGCCTCCTCGCGTTCGACGCCGACGTGATCGTGCCCGGCCACGGCCCCATCGGGACGAAGAAGGAGCTCAGGCTCGCGCGCGACTACCTCGCGCTGGTCCGGCGCGAGGCGAAGACGCGCTTCGACGCCGGCATGCCGGCCGAGGCGGCCGCGCGCGACATCAAGCTCGGGGCCTACGCCGCGTGGAGCGACGCCGAGCGCATCCTGCCGAACGTGATGCGCTGCTATCAGGAGTTCCAGAACGACCTGGACCGGCCCATGGACCTCGTCTCGATGCTCGACGGCATGGAGCGGTTGCGCGGGCGGACGGCGGATCACGCCTGCCTCTGAGTGGGCGCAGCCGGCGCCGCTCGCTCCGGCTCGCGAGAGCAAGCGCGGCGCGTCGTAAGTCCCCGTCATACTGACCGAAATGCTTGACACCCGGTGACCTCTTGGCTACACTCTCCCGACCCGCCCCAGAAGTGGGAGCACACGGCCCGCAACGTCGCGGAGGCGATTTGGACGCACACGCTCACGGAGCCGCTTCGCAGGCGCTCGATCCCGAGCATGACACGTTTCCGAAGCTCGTCCGGCTCAACGCGGCCCGATTTTCCCGGAAGATCGCGATCCGCGAGAAGGACTACGGCATCTGGCAGTCCTACACGTGGCGCGACTACCACGAGCAGGCGCGGCTGATCGCCCTCGGGCTGGCGTCACTGGGCTTCCGGCGCGGCGACAAGGTCGTGATCGTCGGCGACAACCGGCCCGAGCTCTACTGGGCGGTCGTGGCCACGCAGGCCCTCGGCGGCGTGCCGGTGCCCGTCTACCAGGACTCCGTCGAGAAGGAGATGGAGTACGTCGTGGACCATGCCGAGGCGCGCTTCGCCGTGGTCGAGGACCAGGAGCAG
Coding sequences:
- a CDS encoding NCS2 family permease, with translation MACSLARFFGFAERRTDLATELRAGVTTFMVMAYIIFVNPIVLGYVGVQGLEAKGLPFAATLTATCLTAGVLSIVMGLASNYPLALAPGMGLNAVVAFELVAGRGLTWPQAMTVVFLEGVAITLLVLTRFREAVMDAVPLGLKRAISVGIGLFIAFIGFFTSGFVVKPAAGPLPVGLGSLSGLPIVVFLLGFILTAWLMARRMRGALLLGIVLTTLLAIVLNGVLADWRGFATPGAARIPGAIVQPPDLSTFGRLDFGLVAKLGVVTAVLVTFSIMLSDFFDTMGTIIGVGGKAGFLDARGRLPGAGRVLLVDSLGAAFGGLANASSNTTYIESAAGVAEGGRTGLVSVVVGVLFLLAMFFSPLAAVIPAQATAPALIIVGFFMMTIAREIPWDDYEEAIPAFVTMLAMPFTWSITNGIGAGFVTYAAIKLLNGKGRRVHWMVYLASVAFVVYFALPLVEHALK
- a CDS encoding MBL fold metallo-hydrolase, producing MARHVVPTRWKSGMLEVAPRVFAYVQASGIDPAGDTGVSNSGLILGQEGNVLVDALMVPSMTRKLVAAIKKTTRKPIGTLINTHHHLDHTGGNRFFRDATLIASAKCREALAPGFPPVPLLQRFMPRFAREFPLLKLALPTVTFEDHLVIHDGDREIRLWHPGFAAHTVGDAVAYLPKERVLFAGDIAFHYVTPLAFQGHVGGWIKAANRLLAFDADVIVPGHGPIGTKKELRLARDYLALVRREAKTRFDAGMPAEAAARDIKLGAYAAWSDAERILPNVMRCYQEFQNDLDRPMDLVSMLDGMERLRGRTADHACL